The following are from one region of the Camarhynchus parvulus chromosome 3, STF_HiC, whole genome shotgun sequence genome:
- the BEND3 gene encoding BEN domain-containing protein 3 — translation MNSAEITDDDEVKIPKKNVKVETENEDEALDCSVTSRSAEKHSLDGAVTCLQDSSKRKQTSLGYDGSGGQQDALPTVKKRRFTQEGSLSNMRNRDAGSPTQVNAEQPSKNKNSNVTWLCEEESFSDIITPSYKKPLYGISHKITEKKNPPGAEQFASYELFEKINPSSPSQIRTLNDQRKRDSAIAVAAATADSESNIYSLIQKMFYTLNTLNTNMTQLHSKVDLLSLEVSRIKKQVSPAESVADFKPPPEYQLTSTELKQIMDQSTSGGDLACRLLVQLFPELFSDDEFGRSCSACGFLNKRKLESLHLQLIRNYVEVCYPSVKNTAVWQLECLPQVNDFFNRFWAQREMENSQQNVQSSSFYETEQVESSHFMEDKEQEEALSLDRSNVIASDYMLDAQDLNEFLDEASSPGEFSVFLLHRLFPELFDHRKLAERYSCFGDSGKQLLDPHRLQIIRRYTEIYFPDVQEEEAWLQQCVQRINDELESTYMDGSECDQMRDDCYDSSSLPDDVSIIKVEDSFEYEKPGRRSKKIWLVPIDFDKLDFPPPDFDVPVPDYLLNKEQIKSIYESSLSIGNFASRLLVLLFPELFTHENLRKQYNCSGSLGKKQLDPTRIKLIRHYVQILYPRAKNDRVWTLEFVGKLDERCRRRDTEQRRSYQQQRKIHVPGPDRREFLTYAINPERFREEFEGPPLPPERSSKDFCKIPLDELVVPNPDFPVPSLYLLSDKEIREIVQQSLSVGNFAARLLVRLFPELFTPENLRLQYNHSGACNKKQLDPIRLRLIRHYVEAVYPVEKMEEVWHYECIPSIDERCRRPNRKKCDILKKAKKAKKVTGSLNC, via the exons ATGAATTCAGCTGAAATCACTGATGATGATGAAG taaaaattcctaaaaaaaatgtgaaagtagaaacagaaaatgaagatgaagCTCTAGACTGCTCAGTAACTTCCAGATCTGCTGAGAAACACTCATTGGATGGTGCAGTGACTTGCCTACAGGATTCCAGCAAACGGAAACAGACCTCCCTTGGCTATGATGGGTCAGGAGGCCAGCAGGATGCCTTACCCACCGTGAAGAAGAGACGCTTTACACAAGAG GGCTCCCTTTCAAACATGAGGAACAGAGATGCTGGCTCACCCACTCAGGTAAATGCAGAGCAGCCAAGCAAGAACAAGAATTCTAATGTAACATGGCTCTGTGAAGAAGAATCCTTCAGTGACATAATCACTCCATCTTATAAAAAACCTCTCTATGGCATCTCACACAAAATCACAGAGAAGAAGAAcccaccaggagcagagcagtttGCTTCTTATGAGTTGTTTGAAAAAATCAACCCCAGCAGTCCCTCACAAATTCGGACTTTGAACGATCAACGCAAAAGAGACTCGGCCATTGCAGTAGCGGCAGCCACAGCAGATTCAGAATCAAATATATATTCTTTgatacagaaaatgttttacaCACTGAACACCCTCAACACCAATATGACTCAGCTTCACAGTAAAGTTGACCTGTTGTCTCTGGAGGTTAGCAGAATTAAAAAGCAAGTCAGTCCAGCAGAGTCTGTTGCTGACTTCAAGCCTCCCCCGGAGTACCAGCTGACTTCTACGGAACTCAAACAAATCATGGATCAAAGCACATCGGGCGGAGACCTGGCTTGCCGGTTGCTTGTGCAGCTCTTCCCAGAGCTCTTCAGTGATGATGAgtttggcaggagctgcagtgcatGTGGCTTTctcaacaaaagaaaacttgaaTCTCTTCATCTGCAACTTATTCGTAACTATGTGGAAGTTTGTTATCCTTCTGTGAAGAATACAGCTGTGTGGCAGTTGGAGTGTTTGCCTCAAGTCAATGATTTTTTCAATAGATTTTGGGCtcaaagggaaatggaaaacagtCAGCAGAATGTGCAATCATCCAGTTTTTATGAGACTGAGCAGGTCGAATCCTCTCATTTTATGGAGGATAAAGAGCAGGAAGAAGCTTTGTCCTTGGACAGGAGTAATGTCATTGCCTCAGATTACATGCTGGATGCTCAGGATCTCAATGAATTTTTAGATGAAGCTTCTTCACCAGgagagttttctgttttcttgttacACAGACTGTTTCCAGAACTCTTTGACCACAGAAAATTAGCTGAAAGGTACAGCTGCTTTGGAGACTCTGGAAAACAACTGCTGGATCCTCATCGGCTTCAAATAATCCGTAGGTACACTGAAATTTACTTTCCAGACGTGCAAGAAGAAGAAGCCTGGTTGCAGCAGTGTGTTCAGCGAATAAATGATGAGCTTGAAAGTACATATATGGATGGAAGTGAATGTGACCAGATGAGAGATGACTGTTACGATTCTTCTAGTTTACCAGATGATGTATCAATCATAAAAGTGGAAGACAGTTTTGAATATGAAAAGCCTGGCAGACGGTCCAAAAAAATTTGGCTTGTACCCATAGATTTTGACAAACTTGACTTTCCCCCTCCTGATTTTGATGTCCCTGTCCCGGATTACCTGTTGAACAAAGAACAGATTAAAAGCATATATGAAAGCAGTCTTTCCATAGGCAACTTTGCTTCCCGATTGCTTGTTCTCCTATTTCCTGAACTATTTACTCATGAAAACTTACGGAAACAATACAACTGTAGTGGATCTTTAGGCAAGAAACAGCTTGACCCCActagaattaaattaattcgACATTATGTGCAGATACTGTACCCCAGAGCAAAGAATGACAGAGTGTGGACATTAGAGTTTGTTGGGAAGCTTGACGAGAGGTGTCGACGAAGAGACACGGAGCAAAGGCGCTCATACCAACAGCAACGGAAAATCCACGTGCCAGGGCCCGACAGGAGGGAATTTCTCACCTATGCAATAAACCCTGAGAGATTTCGGGAAGAATTTGAAGGGCCGCCACTGCCACCGGAAAGAAGCAGCAAGGATTTTTGCAAGATACCACTTGATGAACTTGTTGTTCCTAATCCAGACTTCCCTGTGCCTTCTCTGTATTTGCTGTCTGACAAGGAGATAAGAGAGATAGTGCAGCAGAGCCTGTCAGTCGGCAACTTTGCTGCCAGGCTTCTCGTAAGACTCTTTCCTGAACTCTTTACTCCGGAGAATCTGAGACTGCAGTACAACCATTCAGGTGCTTGTAATAAAAAACAGCTTGATCCCATCAGACTGAGACTGATCCGTCATTACGTGGAGGCAGTTTATCCTGTGGAGAAAATGGAAGAGGTGTGGCATTATGAATGTATACCGAGCATCGATGAAAGGTGCCGGCGTCCTAACAGAAAAAAGTGTGATATACTGAAAAAAgctaagaaagcaaaaaaagtgaCAGGCTCTTTAAACTGCTAA